The proteins below come from a single Salvelinus alpinus chromosome 18, SLU_Salpinus.1, whole genome shotgun sequence genomic window:
- the LOC139544261 gene encoding lymphotoxin-alpha: MDKCARNSEIPLDTVISMAQQESVVLLLKHCQEMKRQESRLRLVTLFLVLGCAAVFVFTQRVNRDCNEKDSFKPAEYSQQQAIDRQEQNLKPNAHLTTSSMCNSVPEDYIQWEHQGTGLVHMQNFTYDEKKHALVVPQGGRYFVYVGVNFRMPDKDKVSGEIHFLSLKVWKFSNRYPKNWPIMEVKDSIPDNRRGARTVYTGQVVALEEGDLLSVSINEDNYELIDCSAETTMYIGAFLL; encoded by the exons ATGGATAAGTGCGCAAGAAACAGCGAGATTCCTCTCGATACGGTGATTTCAATGGCGCAGCAAGAGTCTGTTGTTCTTTTGCTCAAACACTGTCAAGAAATGAAGCGACAGGAGAGTCGCTTGCGTCTTGTCACGTTATTCTTGGTTCTGGGCTGTGCAGCTGTATTTGTCTTTACGCAGCGTGTGAATAGAGACTGTAATGAGAAG GATTCATTCAAACCAGCTGAATACTCACAACAGCAAGCTATAG ATCGTCAAGAACAGAACCTGAAGCCAAACGCTCACCTGACAA CATCATCAATGTGCAACTCCGTGCCTGAAGATTACATCCAATGGGAACACCAGGGCACTGGCTTGGTACACATGCAAAATTTCACCTATGATGAGAAGAAGCATGCTCTGGTTGTCCCTCAGGGAGGCCGATACTTTGTCTACGTAGGGGTCAACTTTCGAATGCCGGATAAAGACAAGGTATCTGGCGAGATCCATTTTCTTAGCCTGAAAGTCTGGAAATTCTCCAATAGATACCCAAAGAATTGGCCTATCATGGAAGTCAAGGATAGCATACCAGACAATAGGAGAGGAGCGAGGACTGTGTACACGGGACAGGTGGTTGCTCTGGAGGAAGGGGACCTCCTGAGCGTGTCCATTAATGAAGACAATTATGAACTGATTGACTGTTCAGCAGAGACTACCATGTATATTGGTGCTTTTCTCCTCTAG